Proteins encoded together in one Canis lupus dingo isolate Sandy chromosome 34, ASM325472v2, whole genome shotgun sequence window:
- the SLC2A2 gene encoding solute carrier family 2, facilitated glucose transporter member 2 isoform X1 yields the protein MTEDKITGTLVLTVFTATLSSFQFGYDIGVINAPQEIIISHYAYVLGIPLDDRKAINNYTINSTKELPTTPCLMDSIPTPLAEEETTASSNLVTMLWSLSVSSFAIGGMIASFFGGWLGDRIGRVKAMLVANILSLAGALLMGFSKLGPSHILIISGRSLSGLYCGLISGLVPMYIGEIAPTTLRGALGTLHQLAIVTGILISQIVGLNFILGNHEQWHILLGLSGVPAIIQSLLLLFCPESPRYLYIKLDEEVRAKKSLKRLRGDADITKDIAEMRKEKEEASSEQVVSIIQLFTNSCYRQPILVALMLHLAQQFSGINGIFYYSTSIFQTAGISEPVYATIGVGTINTIFTAVSVFLVEKAGRRSLFLIGMSGMFVCAIFMSLGLVLLNKLAWMSYVSMVAIFLFVSFFEIGPGPIPWFMVAEFFSQGPRTAALAIAAFSNWACNFIIALCFQYIAKFCGPYVFFLFAGVILAFTLFTFFKVPETKGKSFEEIAAEFQKKRGLAQKPKAAVEMEFLGATETV from the exons ATGACAGAAGACAAG ATCACCGGGACCTTGGTTCTCACTGTCTTCACCGCTACACTCAGCTCCTTCCAGTTTGGATATGACATTGGCGTGATCAATGCACCTCAAGAG ataataatatcccattatgcATACGTTTTGGGTATTCCATTGGATGACCGAAAAGCTATCAACAACTATACTATCAACAGTACAAAGGAACTGCCCACAACCCCATGCCTAATGGATTCAATACCAACCCCtttggcagaggaagagactaCAGCATCTTCGAACCTTGTCACCATGCTCTGGTCCTTGTCTGTGTCTAGCTTTGCAATTGGTGGAATGATTGCATCATTTTTTGGTGGATGGCTAGGGGATCGGATTGGAAG agtcAAAGCCATGTTGGTAGCCAACATTCTCTCATTAGCTGGAGCTCTCCTGATGGGGTTTTCAAAACTGGGACCATCTCACATTCTTATAATTTCAGGAAGAAGCTTATCAGGACTCTACTGTG GACTAATTTCAGGCTTGGTTCCAATGTACATTGGTGAAATTGCTCCAACCACACTCAGAGGTGCTCTTGGTACCCTTCATCAGCTGGCCATTGTCACAGGCATTCTTATTAGTCAG ATTGTTGGCCTCAACTTTATCCTGGGCAATCATGAGCAGTGGCATATCCTACTTGGTTTGTCTGGTGTGCCAGCCATCATCCAGTCTTTGCTGCTCCTATTCTGTCCAGAAAGCCCCAGATACCTTTACATTAAGTTGGACGAAGAAGTCAGAGCAAAGAAAA GCTTGAAAAGACTCAGAGGAGATGCTGATATTACCAAAGACATCGctgagatgagaaaagaaaaggaagaagcatcAAGTGAACAAGTAGTCTCCATAATTCAACTCTTCACCAATTCCTGCTACAGACAGCCTATTCTAGTGGCACTGATGCTGCACTTGGCTCAGCAATTTTCTGGAATCAATGGG ATCTTTTACTATTCAACCAGCATTTTCCAGACAGCTGGAATCAGCGAACCTGTTTATGCAACCATTGGAGTTGGTACCATCAACACGATTTTCACTGCTGTGTCT GTATTCCTTGTGGAGAAGGCAGGGCGACGCTCTCTGTTTCTCATAGGAATGAGTGGGATGTTTGTGTGTGCCATCTTCATGTCCTTGGGACTTGTACTACTG AATAAATTGGCTTGGATGAGTTATGTGAGCATGGTAGCCATCTTCCTCTTTGTCAGTTTCTTTGAGATTGGGCCTGGTCCCATCCCCTGGTTCATGGTGGCAGAGTTCTTCAGCCAAGGGCCACGGACTGCTGCTTTAGCAATAGCTGCATTCAGCAACTGGGCCTGCAATTTCATCATCGCTCTGTGTTTCCAGTACATTGCG AAGTTCTGTGGCCCTTAtgtgtttttcctctttgctggAGTGATCCTGGCCTtcactttgtttacatttttcaaagtcccagaaaccaaaggaaaatcCTTTGAGGAAATCGCAGCAGAGTTCCAAAAGAAGCGTGGCTTGGCCCAAAAGCCAAAAGCTGCTGTGGAAATGGAATTCCTTGGAGCTACAGAGACTGTGTAA
- the LOC112645962 gene encoding uncharacterized protein LOC112645962 isoform X2, which yields MLVHQQKEMGTGLSGAISFVNWALASKVSPDSHTDVSAQPAPGFLHQFQLVLHPFRLGMRAAHSSERPRSGEDFLANHFPSDLTLQGGVLGQPNRRLLEEGGEETSPPSLLHSSHRAGAEGKGVPGNPIQCVELGQARGAGGSWRLLDPVGDKCTLRFPSQTRPHGSAPLYSSGPCLEHSAPD from the exons ATGCTTGTGCACCAGCAAAAGGAAATGGGAACAGGTCTCTCTGGC GCAATCTCCTTTGTAAACTGGGCTTTGGCGAGCAAAGTTAGCCCAGATAGCCACACGGACGTCAGCGCACAGCCAGCACCTGGCTTTCTGCACCAGTTTCAGCTGGTTCTGCACCCGTTTCGGCTGGGGATGCGCGCTGCCCACTCGTCAGAGCGCCCACGATCAGGAGAGGATTTCTTAGCAAACCACTTTCCAAGCGACTTGACACTGCAGGGAGGAGTCTTGGGGCAACC caACAGGAGACTTctagaagagggaggagaggaaaccAGCCCTCCCAGCTTGCTGCATTCCTCTCACCGGGCAGGTGCGGAAGGCAAAGGCGTCCCGGGGAACCCCATCCAGTGTGTTGAACTGGGCCAAGCTAGGGGCGCAGGGGGCAGCTGGAGACTCCTTGACCCTGTGGGAGACAAGTGCACTTTAAGATTTCCGAGTCAGACTCGCCCTCATG GCTCAGCACCTTTGTACTCCTCGGGCCCCTGCCTAGAGCACTCTGCCCCAGATTAG
- the SLC2A2 gene encoding solute carrier family 2, facilitated glucose transporter member 2 isoform X2 produces the protein MDSIPTPLAEEETTASSNLVTMLWSLSVSSFAIGGMIASFFGGWLGDRIGRVKAMLVANILSLAGALLMGFSKLGPSHILIISGRSLSGLYCGLISGLVPMYIGEIAPTTLRGALGTLHQLAIVTGILISQIVGLNFILGNHEQWHILLGLSGVPAIIQSLLLLFCPESPRYLYIKLDEEVRAKKSLKRLRGDADITKDIAEMRKEKEEASSEQVVSIIQLFTNSCYRQPILVALMLHLAQQFSGINGIFYYSTSIFQTAGISEPVYATIGVGTINTIFTAVSVFLVEKAGRRSLFLIGMSGMFVCAIFMSLGLVLLNKLAWMSYVSMVAIFLFVSFFEIGPGPIPWFMVAEFFSQGPRTAALAIAAFSNWACNFIIALCFQYIAKFCGPYVFFLFAGVILAFTLFTFFKVPETKGKSFEEIAAEFQKKRGLAQKPKAAVEMEFLGATETV, from the exons ATGGATTCAATACCAACCCCtttggcagaggaagagactaCAGCATCTTCGAACCTTGTCACCATGCTCTGGTCCTTGTCTGTGTCTAGCTTTGCAATTGGTGGAATGATTGCATCATTTTTTGGTGGATGGCTAGGGGATCGGATTGGAAG agtcAAAGCCATGTTGGTAGCCAACATTCTCTCATTAGCTGGAGCTCTCCTGATGGGGTTTTCAAAACTGGGACCATCTCACATTCTTATAATTTCAGGAAGAAGCTTATCAGGACTCTACTGTG GACTAATTTCAGGCTTGGTTCCAATGTACATTGGTGAAATTGCTCCAACCACACTCAGAGGTGCTCTTGGTACCCTTCATCAGCTGGCCATTGTCACAGGCATTCTTATTAGTCAG ATTGTTGGCCTCAACTTTATCCTGGGCAATCATGAGCAGTGGCATATCCTACTTGGTTTGTCTGGTGTGCCAGCCATCATCCAGTCTTTGCTGCTCCTATTCTGTCCAGAAAGCCCCAGATACCTTTACATTAAGTTGGACGAAGAAGTCAGAGCAAAGAAAA GCTTGAAAAGACTCAGAGGAGATGCTGATATTACCAAAGACATCGctgagatgagaaaagaaaaggaagaagcatcAAGTGAACAAGTAGTCTCCATAATTCAACTCTTCACCAATTCCTGCTACAGACAGCCTATTCTAGTGGCACTGATGCTGCACTTGGCTCAGCAATTTTCTGGAATCAATGGG ATCTTTTACTATTCAACCAGCATTTTCCAGACAGCTGGAATCAGCGAACCTGTTTATGCAACCATTGGAGTTGGTACCATCAACACGATTTTCACTGCTGTGTCT GTATTCCTTGTGGAGAAGGCAGGGCGACGCTCTCTGTTTCTCATAGGAATGAGTGGGATGTTTGTGTGTGCCATCTTCATGTCCTTGGGACTTGTACTACTG AATAAATTGGCTTGGATGAGTTATGTGAGCATGGTAGCCATCTTCCTCTTTGTCAGTTTCTTTGAGATTGGGCCTGGTCCCATCCCCTGGTTCATGGTGGCAGAGTTCTTCAGCCAAGGGCCACGGACTGCTGCTTTAGCAATAGCTGCATTCAGCAACTGGGCCTGCAATTTCATCATCGCTCTGTGTTTCCAGTACATTGCG AAGTTCTGTGGCCCTTAtgtgtttttcctctttgctggAGTGATCCTGGCCTtcactttgtttacatttttcaaagtcccagaaaccaaaggaaaatcCTTTGAGGAAATCGCAGCAGAGTTCCAAAAGAAGCGTGGCTTGGCCCAAAAGCCAAAAGCTGCTGTGGAAATGGAATTCCTTGGAGCTACAGAGACTGTGTAA
- the LOC112645962 gene encoding uncharacterized protein LOC112645962 isoform X1, whose protein sequence is MLVHQQKEMGTGLSGAISFVNWALASKVSPDSHTDVSAQPAPGFLHQFQLVLHPFRLGMRAAHSSERPRSGEDFLANHFPSDLTLQGGVLGQPNRRLLEEGGEETSPPSLLHSSHRAGAEGKGVPGNPIQCVELGQARGAGGSWRLLDPVGDKCTLRFPSQTRPHGTCLLPSLDTLVGATSISPGCDPLASLSPFLPYSPL, encoded by the exons ATGCTTGTGCACCAGCAAAAGGAAATGGGAACAGGTCTCTCTGGC GCAATCTCCTTTGTAAACTGGGCTTTGGCGAGCAAAGTTAGCCCAGATAGCCACACGGACGTCAGCGCACAGCCAGCACCTGGCTTTCTGCACCAGTTTCAGCTGGTTCTGCACCCGTTTCGGCTGGGGATGCGCGCTGCCCACTCGTCAGAGCGCCCACGATCAGGAGAGGATTTCTTAGCAAACCACTTTCCAAGCGACTTGACACTGCAGGGAGGAGTCTTGGGGCAACC caACAGGAGACTTctagaagagggaggagaggaaaccAGCCCTCCCAGCTTGCTGCATTCCTCTCACCGGGCAGGTGCGGAAGGCAAAGGCGTCCCGGGGAACCCCATCCAGTGTGTTGAACTGGGCCAAGCTAGGGGCGCAGGGGGCAGCTGGAGACTCCTTGACCCTGTGGGAGACAAGTGCACTTTAAGATTTCCGAGTCAGACTCGCCCTCATGGTACTTGCCTCTTGCCCTCTCTAGACACTCTGGTCGGGGCCACCAGCATCTCTCCCGGCTGTGACCCCCTGGCCTCCCTGTCCCCATTCTTACCCTACAGTCCCCTTTGA
- the LOC112645962 gene encoding uncharacterized protein LOC112645962 isoform X3, whose translation MLVHQQKEMGTGLSGAISFVNWALASKVSPDSHTDVSAQPAPGFLHQFQLVLHPFRLGMRAAHSSERPRSGEDFLANHFPSDLTLQGGVLGQPNRRLLEEGGEETSPPSLLHSSHRAGSAPLYSSGPCLEHSAPD comes from the exons ATGCTTGTGCACCAGCAAAAGGAAATGGGAACAGGTCTCTCTGGC GCAATCTCCTTTGTAAACTGGGCTTTGGCGAGCAAAGTTAGCCCAGATAGCCACACGGACGTCAGCGCACAGCCAGCACCTGGCTTTCTGCACCAGTTTCAGCTGGTTCTGCACCCGTTTCGGCTGGGGATGCGCGCTGCCCACTCGTCAGAGCGCCCACGATCAGGAGAGGATTTCTTAGCAAACCACTTTCCAAGCGACTTGACACTGCAGGGAGGAGTCTTGGGGCAACC caACAGGAGACTTctagaagagggaggagaggaaaccAGCCCTCCCAGCTTGCTGCATTCCTCTCACCGGGCAG GCTCAGCACCTTTGTACTCCTCGGGCCCCTGCCTAGAGCACTCTGCCCCAGATTAG